From Novipirellula artificiosorum, the proteins below share one genomic window:
- a CDS encoding SPFH domain-containing protein → MTQTTNSFEPPKDQVVHNEKVGKTIPGWGPLFGALASIPLAILMIILGGAAGGAFGALTILLGILMIPSALVCLFGLMAIAPNDSRVLLLFGEYRGTVKESGFFWVNPFYWKRKVSLRVRNFETGSSSTPEEKDGTGKVLKAKSRTASRPSKVNDSDGNPIEISAVVVWKVTDTAEALFEVDDYEHFVEVQSEAALRSLATRYPYDSEDHEVSLRGSTEEICNRLREDIQERLMKAGVTVLEARISHLAYAPEIAAAMLQRQQAGAVVAARTKIVDGAVGMVEMALEHLNRDNIVELDATQRAKLVSNLLVVLCSDRHTQPVVQAGS, encoded by the coding sequence ATGACTCAGACTACGAATTCATTTGAGCCCCCGAAAGACCAAGTTGTTCACAACGAGAAAGTCGGCAAGACGATTCCCGGATGGGGCCCGTTGTTTGGAGCCCTGGCAAGCATCCCCCTCGCCATCCTGATGATCATTCTCGGAGGTGCAGCCGGAGGTGCTTTCGGTGCATTGACGATCCTGCTTGGAATCCTGATGATTCCGAGCGCACTCGTTTGTCTGTTTGGCCTGATGGCGATTGCGCCAAATGACTCGCGCGTGCTGCTGCTGTTTGGCGAGTACCGCGGAACCGTCAAAGAATCGGGCTTCTTTTGGGTCAACCCGTTCTATTGGAAACGCAAGGTGAGTTTGCGGGTGCGTAACTTTGAAACCGGATCGTCATCGACCCCCGAAGAAAAGGATGGCACGGGGAAGGTACTCAAAGCGAAATCTCGCACCGCCAGCCGACCCTCGAAAGTGAACGATAGTGATGGGAATCCTATTGAAATATCGGCCGTGGTGGTTTGGAAGGTGACCGACACCGCCGAAGCACTGTTTGAAGTCGATGATTACGAACATTTTGTGGAAGTACAAAGCGAGGCCGCATTGCGTAGTTTGGCAACACGCTATCCCTATGACAGCGAAGATCATGAGGTATCGTTGCGCGGCAGCACCGAGGAAATATGCAATCGACTGCGAGAAGATATCCAGGAACGACTCATGAAGGCAGGCGTCACCGTGCTGGAAGCTCGCATCAGCCATCTGGCTTACGCTCCTGAAATCGCAGCGGCGATGTTGCAGCGTCAACAAGCCGGAGCCGTCGTCGCTGCGAGAACCAAGATCGTGGACGGTGCCGTTGGAATGGTTGAAATGGCACTGGAACACTTGAATCGTGACAACATTGTCGAACTGGATGCGACCCAACGAGCCAAACTGGTTTCAAACTTGCTCGTTGTCCTC
- a CDS encoding sugar phosphate isomerase/epimerase family protein: MMQLGFTTAILPSQSLEEVFSVASDCGYDCVEVMCWPAGKDARRYAGITHIDVAGLDDAKVSEIHALSAKYGVAISALGYYPNPLSPNQQEAEAAVAHFRDVIAAAAKLGIYRANSFIGRDWTKSVDENWPRFLETWEPIIRYAESLNVKVGIENCPMFFTGDEWPGGKNLAHSPAIWKRMFTDLPSDHFGLNFDPSHLVWQQIDYLLPLREFADKLFHVHAKDVRIDREKLNQVGILAVPNDYHTPKLPGMGEIDWGRFFSILGDVGYRGPVCVEVEDRIFEDSDTNRKLSLQQSATYLRNFVPRR, encoded by the coding sequence ATGATGCAACTAGGTTTCACCACCGCCATCCTGCCAAGCCAGTCCCTTGAAGAAGTTTTTTCGGTCGCATCGGATTGCGGCTACGATTGCGTGGAAGTGATGTGTTGGCCAGCCGGCAAGGACGCGCGACGGTACGCCGGCATCACTCATATTGATGTAGCCGGATTGGATGATGCAAAGGTCAGTGAGATCCATGCATTGTCTGCAAAATACGGGGTCGCGATTAGCGCGCTCGGATACTACCCCAACCCCTTGTCACCGAACCAGCAGGAAGCGGAGGCAGCGGTTGCTCATTTCCGAGACGTGATCGCCGCGGCGGCCAAGTTAGGAATCTACCGCGCCAATTCCTTCATCGGCCGCGACTGGACAAAGTCCGTTGACGAGAACTGGCCGCGGTTCCTGGAAACCTGGGAACCAATCATCCGGTATGCCGAAAGCTTGAACGTGAAGGTGGGAATCGAGAACTGTCCGATGTTCTTTACAGGCGATGAATGGCCGGGTGGAAAAAACCTCGCCCACAGTCCTGCGATTTGGAAACGTATGTTCACAGACCTACCGAGTGACCACTTTGGTTTGAATTTTGACCCGTCGCACCTGGTATGGCAGCAGATCGATTACCTGCTCCCGCTTCGTGAGTTCGCCGATAAGCTGTTTCATGTTCACGCCAAAGACGTACGCATCGATCGGGAAAAGCTGAATCAAGTGGGGATTTTGGCCGTTCCGAACGATTACCACACCCCGAAACTCCCCGGCATGGGCGAGATCGACTGGGGGAGGTTTTTCTCGATCTTGGGGGATGTTGGTTATCGAGGGCCGGTTTGCGTTGAGGTGGAAGACCGAATCTTCGAGGATTCCGATACGAATCGCAAATTGTCATTGCAGCAAAGTGCAACGTATTTGCGGAACTTTGTTCCTCGCCGCTAG
- a CDS encoding esterase/lipase family protein translates to MPTLFPSTVSSEGCPNDSSNRCGSALTRSRLWRTIITAIWVLLIAVGASGCSTPRYLSSRSVRENPLAGTLKLMGAKGPQISERTWNTLNRFGLEDQYSADHHKCFAKIRETINTTADPELVYALSELCYVEGKKAERDGDLVDALSHYGMALTNSYDYLFSDDLQMTRNAFDPQFRDACDLYNESLEDTLRIMCREHHIEPGSTYTIKTPDREFIVRTEMHGKWKPEEFDRYEFVSDYDIQTLHNRHTTYGLGVPLIAVRKSASNDDPRERFYPDGLSYAVSAMMRCAPGHSDSRAGESPTCVLEFFDPLQANQIEIANQWVPLETDLTTPLAFFLDSPEFRERNLATEGLRDPDKSQERRGIYMLEPYDPNRIPVLMVHGLWSSPLTWMDMFNDLRSFPEIRERYQFWFYLYPTGQPFWISAAQLRSDLLATRKAFDAGHRDRAIDQMVLVGHSMGGLVSRLQTMDSGDEFWKIVSDQPADKLVGSEQDRVKLVSTLFFKPNESVRRVITIGTPHQGSNFANDYTRWLARKFINLPQMFVSTGQRLTRENPSFFHDTKLLTTANAIDSLAPKSPIFPVMMRAKKAPNVKYHNIVGIVEKRGFFAPHTRRGDGIVEYESSHMDDVESELIVEAEHTTIHMTGKAIFEVRRVLLEHLQQVDAEDRVAMRQQADANPTPVNATMR, encoded by the coding sequence ATGCCGACCTTGTTTCCCTCGACCGTCTCCTCGGAGGGTTGCCCGAACGATTCGAGCAACCGCTGTGGTAGCGCGCTGACGCGGTCGAGGTTGTGGCGAACCATCATCACTGCAATCTGGGTTTTGCTGATCGCAGTGGGCGCATCCGGATGCTCGACACCTCGCTATTTGTCGAGTCGATCCGTTCGCGAAAACCCGCTTGCCGGAACGTTGAAGCTGATGGGGGCAAAAGGTCCTCAGATCAGTGAACGAACATGGAACACGTTGAATCGATTCGGGCTAGAAGATCAATACTCGGCCGATCATCACAAGTGCTTCGCCAAGATCCGCGAAACGATCAACACCACTGCGGATCCCGAATTGGTCTACGCACTGAGTGAACTTTGCTATGTCGAGGGCAAGAAAGCCGAACGCGACGGCGACCTCGTGGATGCGTTGAGTCACTATGGAATGGCATTGACGAACAGCTACGACTATCTGTTCAGCGACGACCTTCAGATGACCCGCAATGCGTTCGACCCGCAATTTCGTGATGCCTGCGACTTGTACAACGAATCGCTCGAGGACACGTTGCGCATCATGTGCCGCGAACATCACATCGAACCCGGCAGCACCTACACGATCAAGACGCCTGACCGAGAATTCATCGTGCGGACCGAAATGCACGGGAAGTGGAAGCCGGAAGAGTTTGACCGGTATGAATTCGTCAGCGACTACGACATTCAAACGCTCCACAATCGGCACACCACGTATGGCTTAGGCGTTCCGTTGATTGCCGTGCGTAAATCCGCTTCGAACGATGATCCACGAGAGCGGTTCTATCCCGACGGGTTGAGCTATGCCGTCTCGGCCATGATGCGCTGTGCGCCTGGTCATAGCGATAGCCGCGCGGGTGAATCGCCAACCTGTGTGTTGGAGTTCTTCGATCCACTGCAAGCGAATCAGATCGAGATCGCGAATCAATGGGTTCCACTTGAAACCGACCTCACGACACCGTTGGCGTTTTTCCTGGATAGCCCTGAATTTCGTGAACGCAACCTTGCAACCGAAGGGTTGCGCGATCCCGACAAGTCACAAGAACGTCGGGGGATCTACATGCTTGAACCTTACGATCCCAATCGAATTCCCGTCTTGATGGTCCACGGTTTGTGGTCGAGTCCATTGACGTGGATGGATATGTTCAACGACCTTCGCAGTTTTCCCGAGATTCGCGAGCGGTACCAATTCTGGTTCTATTTGTACCCCACCGGACAACCGTTTTGGATCAGTGCGGCGCAACTACGCTCTGATCTGTTGGCAACCCGAAAGGCGTTCGACGCGGGACACCGTGATCGAGCGATCGACCAAATGGTGCTCGTCGGTCACAGCATGGGGGGATTAGTCAGCCGCTTGCAAACCATGGATAGCGGTGATGAGTTCTGGAAAATCGTGAGTGATCAGCCGGCCGACAAGTTAGTGGGATCGGAACAGGACCGCGTGAAATTGGTCAGCACATTGTTTTTCAAACCCAACGAATCCGTGCGCCGGGTGATCACGATTGGAACGCCCCATCAAGGCAGCAATTTTGCGAACGATTACACACGTTGGCTGGCACGGAAATTCATCAACCTGCCGCAGATGTTCGTCTCCACTGGGCAACGCCTGACCCGCGAAAACCCCAGCTTCTTTCATGATACGAAATTGTTGACCACTGCGAACGCGATCGATTCACTGGCCCCCAAATCGCCCATTTTCCCCGTCATGATGCGAGCGAAGAAGGCCCCCAATGTCAAATACCACAACATCGTCGGTATCGTCGAAAAACGCGGCTTCTTTGCGCCTCACACCCGCAGAGGGGACGGCATCGTCGAGTACGAGAGTTCGCACATGGATGATGTGGAGAGCGAGTTGATCGTTGAAGCGGAACACACGACGATCCACATGACAGGCAAAGCCATCTTTGAAGTTCGTCGTGTCTTGCTAGAACATTTGCAACAAGTCGATGCGGAGGACCGCGTCGCGATGCGGCAACAGGCCGATGCAAATCCAACCCCAGTCAACGCAACCATGCGGTAG
- a CDS encoding Sec-independent protein translocase subunit TatA/TatB — MFGLSPFELMVIGVIAVVLFGGNLPEVARKFGGSYRELRRTLNDVQQQFRNAEHEANKAMSMDNSKKEASESELDEPDEPSAPKFKPPA, encoded by the coding sequence ATGTTCGGACTTTCACCATTCGAGTTGATGGTGATCGGTGTCATTGCGGTTGTGCTTTTCGGGGGCAATCTTCCCGAGGTTGCCCGGAAATTCGGAGGCAGCTACCGCGAACTTCGTCGAACGCTCAACGACGTCCAGCAACAATTTCGCAACGCCGAGCATGAGGCGAACAAAGCGATGTCGATGGATAATTCGAAAAAAGAAGCGAGCGAATCGGAGTTGGATGAACCCGACGAACCCTCGGCTCCCAAGTTTAAACCGCCGGCGTAG
- the tatA gene encoding twin-arginine translocase TatA/TatE family subunit: protein MLTVLSANSVLAFGFPGMPEMVIVLFIALLLFGGQKLPSLMRNLGKSANEFKRGMNEAVDDEDTRDSSDGKES from the coding sequence ATGTTAACGGTGTTATCGGCAAATTCAGTCTTGGCGTTCGGATTCCCGGGCATGCCCGAGATGGTGATCGTTTTGTTTATCGCCTTGCTGCTTTTTGGTGGCCAAAAACTGCCGAGTTTGATGCGAAACCTGGGTAAGAGTGCCAACGAGTTCAAACGTGGCATGAACGAAGCGGTTGACGATGAAGACACCCGTGATTCGTCGGACGGGAAAGAATCGTAA
- a CDS encoding CRTAC1 family protein has translation MKRIFLAFLVLVAAAVVIIVVANRRPANEAQQTASSENNAAFAKLEQIRQALADTENLEVVAADRDWTSLYRDHPDDRSITLNRALSRVLHVDALTSQATNSLLTPAEKQAARKQLPEAIDAARQGVDDYSKTDGETVVALWLRCRVDLHEASLLPPTLTRSMRKEIFDRLVAAIEGDLGKRPGSIMLGGPLTQVLDEMEDPIDGLPKEIEPVAAKALVTLSDTNPENLYIALRAARSNLSIQSPSATAAVRRTGELARSIEPSLRRQTEPIGLTPDELVQKILDGIDSEDWSVAENQMLLWFNVLNSTELVKLDRRRSAPHPLDRLSFDAMRRASAAVAEAQPAPLDLAPITFDAKSVSEAHDVAVAIPIDFDLDLAPDVLTATTDGKLTLLRNRMGSSATWESAGSLDLKMPIKGLLAADLFMVDSSDPKRIQASGQSATASGDGGSSAAVADSSSRHNTFLTVIAYGDQGVRLVTVDGRGETGEDQRMSLAEPSAGLDDVTGVTAATVGDLEGDGDLDLVLATTDLGIRTFVNRGNRTFFETATAGNSSSLASQNSIQQLAIVDLDRDLDLDIVTLDQSGQVGLVENLLHLQFRFRNLDEVPAVDEPAGIAIGDLDGNISWDLVVAGKGTSVIAYSQTADAGAWTVDRAETVKQTGNGLALADFNNDIWPDVLRSSESAADVLRMGSKEGDTVQTIDTALGNQSLAVADFNLDGLLDTLAVRQGQPTVALNTTESTNHFLQVRFRGIDDNNANSGRVNHYAVGSVVEVRFGPYYRAEVITTPMTHFGLGQFDAAATLRVIFPNGLSQTILQPTVDTLVEEEQTLKGSCPYLYAWDGEKFAFVTDCLWAAPLGLQVAEGVVAKDRPWEYLKVDGDFVVEREGHYEMRITEELWEVGYFDHVALVAVDHPEEVDIWTNEKVGPAAIAKPTIFAFDEPSRRNVTRAFDTADRDVTEKLTSIDQDYVQGFDRRLRQGLCPPHWIDVGFAKAGLPQEPSGESVYLVLTGWILPTDTSLNIQIDQNPELQPIEFPSLWVPDTEAEGGWRKAIPYVGFPGGKTKTIVVDVTDAINRDDLRMRVRTSAQIYWDSAELVIQQKPVETRTHPLTLRDAELVYRGFSRRWKESPLAPETYDYTHVTETPKWPPLRGKFTNYGDCQSLVEAWDDSMVVMGAGDELRLRFPVPEASPPEGWKRDFVLHCVGWDKDADLNTLTGQSADPLPFKSMETYPPTRRQWAESEKTDAINAAHRQRTQSFQAFWQ, from the coding sequence ATGAAACGCATTTTCTTGGCATTCTTGGTGCTGGTCGCCGCCGCCGTGGTGATCATCGTGGTTGCAAACCGACGCCCTGCGAACGAGGCCCAACAGACCGCTTCGTCCGAGAACAATGCAGCGTTTGCAAAACTCGAACAGATTCGTCAAGCCTTGGCCGACACCGAGAACTTGGAGGTCGTCGCCGCCGACAGGGATTGGACTTCCCTCTACCGCGATCATCCAGACGATCGCTCTATCACGCTCAACCGAGCGTTGTCGCGAGTGCTGCACGTCGATGCACTGACGTCCCAAGCCACCAATTCGCTGCTAACGCCTGCGGAAAAACAGGCCGCTCGCAAGCAATTGCCAGAGGCGATCGACGCGGCGCGGCAAGGTGTCGACGATTATAGCAAGACCGATGGCGAAACCGTCGTCGCGTTATGGCTGCGTTGTCGAGTGGATCTCCATGAAGCGTCGCTATTGCCGCCGACCCTGACGCGATCGATGCGGAAAGAAATCTTCGATCGTCTTGTCGCTGCGATCGAAGGGGATCTCGGCAAACGCCCTGGATCCATCATGCTCGGCGGGCCGTTGACTCAAGTGCTCGACGAGATGGAAGACCCGATTGACGGGTTGCCGAAAGAGATTGAGCCTGTGGCCGCAAAAGCACTGGTGACCTTGTCCGACACAAACCCCGAAAATCTTTACATCGCGCTGCGGGCGGCGAGATCCAATCTTTCGATCCAGTCGCCATCCGCCACCGCCGCAGTCCGTCGCACCGGCGAGCTTGCCAGATCCATCGAGCCCTCGCTGCGTCGCCAAACGGAACCGATTGGATTGACGCCCGACGAGTTGGTCCAAAAGATCCTTGATGGAATTGATTCGGAAGATTGGTCGGTCGCGGAAAACCAAATGTTACTTTGGTTCAACGTCCTCAACAGTACGGAATTGGTGAAACTTGATCGTCGCCGCTCGGCGCCTCACCCGCTTGATCGGCTCAGCTTTGATGCAATGCGGCGTGCGTCGGCTGCCGTTGCCGAAGCGCAACCGGCCCCCTTGGATTTGGCACCGATCACGTTCGACGCCAAGTCGGTCAGCGAAGCCCACGACGTCGCCGTCGCGATTCCGATTGACTTTGATTTGGACCTTGCCCCCGATGTGTTGACCGCTACAACGGACGGAAAACTGACCCTGCTACGGAATCGGATGGGCAGTTCCGCGACCTGGGAATCTGCCGGCTCACTCGATCTGAAAATGCCGATCAAGGGTTTGTTGGCGGCTGACTTATTCATGGTCGATAGCAGCGATCCAAAACGGATCCAAGCGAGCGGACAATCGGCTACCGCATCGGGCGATGGCGGATCGAGTGCTGCGGTGGCCGATTCGTCGTCGCGTCACAACACGTTCCTTACCGTGATTGCCTATGGCGACCAAGGCGTCCGGCTGGTCACGGTCGACGGTCGCGGGGAAACGGGGGAGGACCAGCGGATGTCGCTCGCGGAACCTTCGGCCGGACTGGACGATGTGACCGGCGTGACAGCGGCGACCGTCGGAGACCTAGAAGGCGACGGAGACTTGGACCTGGTGTTGGCCACAACGGATCTCGGCATTCGAACGTTTGTCAATCGCGGGAACCGAACCTTCTTTGAAACCGCGACTGCCGGCAACAGCTCGTCGCTGGCGTCTCAAAATTCGATTCAGCAGCTGGCCATCGTTGATCTGGACCGTGACTTGGACCTGGACATTGTCACCTTGGATCAATCGGGCCAGGTCGGATTGGTCGAGAATCTGCTGCACCTACAGTTTCGTTTCCGCAACCTAGACGAGGTGCCGGCTGTTGACGAACCGGCTGGAATCGCCATCGGCGACTTGGATGGAAACATCTCCTGGGACCTCGTGGTTGCCGGAAAAGGTACGTCGGTGATCGCCTATTCCCAAACCGCCGACGCGGGAGCCTGGACCGTCGACCGGGCCGAAACGGTCAAGCAGACGGGGAATGGATTGGCGCTGGCTGATTTCAATAATGACATCTGGCCCGATGTGCTTCGTTCTAGCGAGTCGGCTGCCGATGTGCTGAGAATGGGGTCGAAAGAGGGCGATACGGTTCAAACCATTGACACGGCCCTGGGGAATCAATCCTTAGCCGTTGCCGATTTTAATCTCGATGGTTTGCTCGACACATTGGCCGTGCGTCAAGGTCAACCGACCGTCGCGCTGAACACGACCGAGTCCACGAACCACTTCTTGCAGGTTCGATTCCGAGGGATCGACGACAACAATGCCAATAGCGGTCGGGTGAATCATTACGCCGTCGGATCGGTGGTCGAAGTGAGGTTTGGTCCCTATTACCGGGCTGAGGTGATTACGACACCGATGACCCATTTTGGTTTGGGACAGTTCGACGCGGCCGCAACGCTGCGGGTGATTTTCCCAAACGGTTTGTCCCAAACGATCTTGCAACCCACGGTCGACACGTTGGTCGAAGAAGAGCAAACGCTCAAGGGTTCCTGCCCTTACTTGTACGCTTGGGATGGAGAGAAATTTGCCTTCGTGACCGATTGTTTGTGGGCGGCACCGCTCGGATTACAGGTAGCCGAAGGGGTCGTTGCGAAGGATCGGCCGTGGGAGTATTTGAAAGTTGATGGTGATTTCGTGGTCGAGCGCGAGGGGCATTACGAAATGCGAATCACCGAAGAGCTTTGGGAAGTTGGCTATTTTGACCATGTCGCGTTGGTCGCCGTGGATCATCCCGAGGAAGTGGACATTTGGACCAACGAGAAGGTTGGCCCAGCGGCAATCGCGAAACCAACGATTTTTGCGTTTGATGAGCCGAGTCGGCGGAACGTGACCCGTGCATTCGACACCGCCGACCGGGACGTCACAGAGAAACTGACCTCCATCGACCAGGACTACGTTCAAGGATTCGATCGCAGATTGCGGCAAGGCCTTTGTCCGCCACACTGGATCGATGTTGGTTTTGCCAAGGCGGGTTTGCCTCAAGAACCCTCGGGCGAATCGGTCTACCTGGTTTTGACTGGCTGGATTTTGCCTACCGACACTTCGCTCAACATACAAATTGACCAAAACCCCGAACTGCAGCCGATTGAGTTTCCATCGCTATGGGTGCCCGACACCGAAGCCGAGGGAGGATGGCGAAAAGCAATTCCCTATGTCGGCTTCCCCGGGGGAAAGACGAAGACGATTGTGGTGGACGTGACCGATGCCATCAATCGTGACGATTTGCGGATGCGAGTTCGCACCTCGGCTCAGATCTACTGGGACAGTGCCGAATTGGTGATCCAGCAGAAACCGGTGGAAACGCGGACGCACCCTTTGACGCTCCGCGATGCCGAATTGGTTTACCGCGGCTTTTCGCGGCGATGGAAGGAGTCGCCGTTGGCGCCAGAAACCTACGATTACACCCATGTGACCGAAACGCCCAAATGGCCACCGCTGCGGGGCAAGTTTACGAATTATGGCGACTGCCAAAGTTTGGTTGAGGCTTGGGACGATTCGATGGTCGTGATGGGGGCGGGCGACGAATTGCGGTTGCGTTTCCCCGTTCCCGAAGCGTCGCCACCGGAGGGTTGGAAGCGTGACTTCGTCCTGCACTGTGTCGGTTGGGACAAGGACGCCGATTTGAACACGCTGACCGGACAAAGTGCCGATCCGCTACCGTTCAAATCGATGGAAACCTACCCGCCCACGCGACGACAATGGGCCGAAAGCGAGAAAACGGACGCGATCAATGCGGCTCACCGTCAGCGGACTCAGTCGTTCCAGGCGTTTTGGCAGTAG
- a CDS encoding SMP-30/gluconolactonase/LRE family protein, with amino-acid sequence MKSLSQSSRRWSMPVCLVLFFTSAVPLFGQDRNDAPADPKYPISVAVDGEALFVVDLDLPGVWKVDASGRSLYARGSNLLRKPMNRPRPIANHPNGGLLVGDSATREVYYVAEPNADPKPLCNARVGVAMALAVSPDQKTVYVGDAEKRSVFRFPIEGGDPELVVRVNARGLAFDAEGKLWAVTPDDAAVHRIDVETKESQAIVTGRPFQYPNGLVWSGEHGFVSDGYAKKIWKFTADGKTEVWHEGDPLVGPVGMAIDEASLYVADPKQLQVYQFNLANKDVRPRL; translated from the coding sequence ATGAAGAGTTTATCTCAATCTTCCCGACGATGGTCGATGCCGGTTTGTCTGGTGTTGTTTTTCACGTCCGCTGTCCCTTTGTTTGGGCAAGATCGTAACGACGCGCCGGCCGACCCTAAGTACCCGATTTCGGTAGCCGTCGATGGCGAGGCACTGTTTGTGGTTGACTTAGACCTGCCGGGTGTCTGGAAAGTGGATGCGTCGGGTCGATCGCTCTATGCACGGGGTTCGAACCTACTACGAAAACCGATGAACCGGCCCCGCCCGATCGCCAACCATCCCAACGGTGGCTTGTTGGTGGGCGATTCCGCCACTCGCGAAGTCTACTACGTGGCGGAACCGAACGCGGACCCCAAGCCATTGTGCAACGCTCGCGTTGGGGTCGCGATGGCGCTCGCCGTGTCACCCGATCAAAAAACCGTCTACGTTGGTGATGCCGAAAAGCGTTCGGTATTTCGATTTCCAATCGAAGGCGGCGATCCGGAGTTGGTCGTGCGAGTGAACGCCCGCGGATTGGCGTTTGACGCCGAAGGAAAGCTGTGGGCGGTCACGCCCGATGATGCCGCGGTTCATCGCATTGACGTCGAAACAAAGGAATCGCAAGCGATCGTGACGGGGCGGCCTTTCCAATACCCCAATGGCTTGGTTTGGTCCGGCGAACATGGATTCGTGAGTGATGGTTACGCTAAGAAAATCTGGAAGTTTACGGCCGATGGAAAGACCGAGGTTTGGCACGAAGGCGACCCGTTGGTCGGTCCCGTGGGCATGGCCATCGATGAAGCGTCGCTCTACGTTGCCGACCCCAAACAGCTGCAAGTTTACCAGTTCAATTTGGCGAACAAGGACGTACGACCTCGGCTGTAA
- a CDS encoding PQQ-binding-like beta-propeller repeat protein codes for MPNRSLMKFAFSIAIASVCPAAEPDSSWNQWRGPSRDSQVPAVPWPEDLQSSMQLLWQRAHDPSYSGPVVLEGLVFTTETIGKAIERVTAYNLEDGSVAWSKEWQGAMAVPFFAASNGDWIRSTPAVVEGHLVVLGMRDVLVCLDPKTGDEKWRVDFPSEMGTPLPSFGAVCSPLIDAGAIYVQTGGALVKVALADGRILWQSLENEAGMMSSGAFSSPAIATLCGERQLLVQTREELCGVSLDDGTVLWKEPIEAYRGMNILTPLVIGDTVFTSAHSGKAQRFQIGKSEDGTWSVEEQWSQKSQAYMSSPVVIDDTIYLHLKNQRFAAIAVDDGAIRWTSAPFGKYWSMVACGDKMLCLDQTGELLLIQADDEKLNIIDRVQVGSDTWAHLAINNDFLIVRDLAALKVYRWK; via the coding sequence ATGCCAAATCGCAGCCTAATGAAATTTGCGTTCTCGATTGCGATCGCGTCCGTTTGCCCTGCTGCCGAGCCGGATAGCTCGTGGAACCAATGGCGAGGCCCCTCGCGAGATAGCCAAGTGCCCGCTGTCCCGTGGCCAGAAGACCTTCAAAGCAGCATGCAATTGCTCTGGCAACGGGCTCACGACCCAAGCTATAGCGGGCCGGTCGTTCTGGAAGGCCTCGTCTTCACGACCGAAACGATTGGCAAAGCGATCGAACGGGTGACGGCGTACAACCTAGAAGATGGCAGCGTGGCGTGGTCCAAAGAGTGGCAAGGGGCGATGGCGGTGCCTTTCTTCGCTGCATCCAATGGTGACTGGATTCGATCGACCCCGGCTGTGGTTGAAGGCCACCTTGTTGTGCTGGGCATGCGAGATGTCCTGGTCTGCTTGGATCCGAAAACGGGGGACGAAAAATGGAGAGTCGATTTTCCGAGCGAGATGGGGACTCCTCTTCCCTCGTTTGGGGCCGTCTGTTCGCCACTGATTGATGCGGGGGCGATCTACGTTCAAACTGGCGGTGCGCTGGTGAAGGTGGCGCTCGCCGATGGCCGTATTCTCTGGCAATCGCTTGAAAACGAAGCGGGCATGATGAGTAGCGGTGCTTTTTCGAGCCCCGCGATCGCGACGTTGTGCGGCGAACGTCAATTGCTGGTTCAAACACGAGAGGAGCTGTGCGGTGTTTCCCTTGATGATGGGACGGTCCTCTGGAAGGAGCCGATCGAAGCCTATCGCGGTATGAATATCCTCACGCCACTGGTGATTGGAGACACCGTTTTCACTTCGGCACATAGTGGCAAGGCGCAACGTTTTCAAATAGGAAAATCCGAGGATGGGACTTGGAGCGTCGAGGAACAATGGTCTCAAAAGAGTCAAGCTTACATGTCGTCTCCCGTTGTGATAGACGATACCATCTACTTGCACTTGAAGAACCAACGTTTTGCCGCAATCGCGGTCGACGATGGGGCGATCCGGTGGACGAGTGCGCCGTTCGGAAAATATTGGAGTATGGTTGCTTGCGGCGATAAGATGTTATGTTTGGACCAGACCGGTGAGCTGCTACTGATCCAAGCGGACGATGAGAAGCTAAACATCATCGACCGCGTCCAGGTCGGAAGTGATACCTGGGCTCATTTGGCGATCAACAATGATTTTCTGATCGTCCGTGACTTGGCCGCGTTAAAGGTCTATCGCTGGAAGTAG